The following proteins are co-located in the Vibrio azureus genome:
- the rmf gene encoding ribosome modulation factor — MKRQKRDRLERAQSQGFKAGLNGRSQEACPYQQVDARSYWLGGWRDARDEKHSGLYK, encoded by the coding sequence ATGAAGAGACAAAAACGTGATCGCCTAGAACGAGCTCAATCACAAGGCTTTAAAGCTGGACTGAATGGAAGATCTCAAGAAGCGTGTCCATACCAACAAGTTGACGCTCGTTCGTATTGGCTCGGCGGTTGGCGTGATGCCAGAGATGAAAAACACTCTGGACTCTATAAATAA
- a CDS encoding DUF3466 family protein, with amino-acid sequence MNSRNILKLTTIAICVGSAFHVNAALYNVIEKTSPEGSKDNEYGVAVSKSPAGAEPCWGSDCTQNSSFFGLEVKRHGEEGFSYRSEVPFDIGRGFEYLSDGHDGFVDYCKDYLGYTDGNCSDFFAVLQYDEGYKHEVDGDHDNSIAYLFKEDGSNELVPKINVSGYNTVINQISADGKVTGSQREQSTRNVGFSGDVFLPTEDNQRTQAFARLEHNGETYISGSIAQSNNGSKYWSSKASFWKVDSDKAVLVKSFNWVGGADLEDKSTSNGSIRDLVAIGDAVYGVGYNSNDNEELVATVFKNLQNSDEATASTVLDQENYPSSILHTVNKNGLAVGTAKYRPKNGSSGFGRAFPNRLFYVDNINESLSYHYFSDNNVLFDGANTKVGAINNFNELVGAVDFERHAEIDGKPRSQRAFITTLLPDEIEGSRYKDIYRGRSWFLDDLANNGLNSENNQFRVIDATDINDQGIISATAMKCEGGYQSTAHNSLCATKEKIVAVQLVPIQGANQEDITVRSIEDKTSERKGAGLGWLALTMLALFGFRRK; translated from the coding sequence ATGAATAGTCGTAATATACTCAAACTAACCACCATCGCCATTTGCGTGGGTTCTGCATTTCATGTCAATGCTGCACTTTATAACGTTATTGAAAAAACATCACCTGAAGGCAGTAAAGATAACGAATATGGTGTTGCCGTCTCTAAATCACCCGCTGGAGCAGAGCCCTGTTGGGGCTCCGATTGTACTCAAAACTCGTCTTTTTTTGGTTTAGAAGTAAAAAGACATGGTGAAGAAGGGTTCAGCTATCGCAGTGAAGTCCCTTTTGATATCGGTAGAGGTTTTGAATACTTATCCGATGGCCACGATGGTTTTGTAGATTACTGCAAGGATTATTTAGGTTATACCGATGGTAACTGTAGCGATTTCTTTGCGGTTCTACAGTACGACGAAGGTTACAAGCATGAGGTAGATGGTGATCATGACAACTCTATTGCTTACCTTTTTAAAGAAGACGGCTCTAACGAACTTGTTCCAAAGATAAACGTATCCGGATATAACACTGTCATTAATCAAATTTCTGCTGATGGTAAGGTAACTGGTAGCCAAAGAGAACAATCAACACGAAATGTTGGTTTTTCTGGTGACGTATTCCTGCCGACTGAAGATAACCAGCGTACTCAAGCCTTTGCTCGTTTAGAACACAATGGTGAAACTTATATTTCGGGTAGTATTGCTCAATCAAACAACGGTTCTAAATATTGGTCCTCTAAAGCTTCATTCTGGAAGGTAGACTCAGATAAAGCTGTTTTAGTTAAAAGCTTTAATTGGGTTGGTGGCGCCGATTTGGAAGACAAAAGTACATCTAACGGCAGTATCCGTGACTTAGTCGCTATCGGTGATGCTGTTTACGGTGTCGGTTATAACTCGAATGATAATGAAGAGCTGGTTGCTACTGTCTTCAAGAATTTACAAAATTCTGACGAGGCGACAGCATCAACGGTACTAGATCAAGAAAACTACCCAAGCAGCATTCTCCACACGGTCAATAAGAACGGCCTTGCAGTCGGAACCGCTAAGTATCGCCCCAAAAATGGCAGCTCTGGTTTTGGCCGTGCTTTCCCGAACCGTTTGTTCTACGTTGATAATATTAATGAAAGCTTAAGCTATCATTATTTCAGTGATAATAATGTTCTATTTGATGGTGCAAACACAAAAGTAGGCGCGATCAATAACTTCAATGAACTCGTTGGCGCGGTCGACTTTGAAAGACATGCCGAAATTGATGGTAAACCAAGGTCACAAAGGGCTTTTATTACCACTTTGCTTCCTGATGAAATTGAAGGTAGCCGTTATAAAGATATCTATCGCGGTCGATCGTGGTTTTTAGATGATTTGGCCAATAATGGTCTGAACTCAGAAAACAACCAGTTCCGTGTTATCGATGCAACAGATATTAACGATCAAGGTATCATTTCTGCAACAGCAATGAAATGTGAAGGTGGTTATCAATCAACAGCTCATAACTCTCTGTGTGCTACGAAAGAGAAGATAGTCGCTGTTCAGCTTGTCCCGATTCAAGGTGCGAATCAAGAGGATATCACTGTTCGAAGCATTGAGGATAAGACTTCTGAGCGAAAAGGCGCGGGCTTAGGTTGGTTGGCTTTGACCATGCTTGCCTTGTTTGGGTTCCGTCGGAAATAA
- the fabA gene encoding bifunctional 3-hydroxydecanoyl-ACP dehydratase/trans-2-decenoyl-ACP isomerase produces the protein MQNKRDSYNREDLLASSQGELFGPGYPQLPAPNMLMMDRVTKMSETEGDFGKGLILAELDITPDLWFFDCHFPGDPVMPGCLGLDAMWQLVGFFLGWVGGKGKGRALGVGEVKFTGQILPTAKKVTYEIHMKRVVNRKLVMGLADGRVCVDGKEIYVAKDLKVGLFQDTSSF, from the coding sequence ATGCAAAACAAACGTGATTCTTATAATCGTGAAGACCTTCTCGCATCAAGCCAAGGAGAGTTATTTGGTCCGGGTTACCCACAGTTGCCTGCACCAAACATGCTAATGATGGACCGAGTAACCAAAATGTCTGAAACAGAGGGCGATTTCGGTAAAGGCCTTATTCTCGCAGAATTGGATATTACTCCTGACCTTTGGTTCTTTGATTGTCACTTCCCTGGTGATCCAGTGATGCCTGGCTGCCTAGGACTGGATGCAATGTGGCAACTGGTTGGGTTCTTTCTTGGCTGGGTTGGAGGCAAAGGTAAAGGCCGTGCTCTTGGTGTTGGTGAAGTGAAATTCACAGGTCAAATTCTGCCAACAGCCAAAAAAGTCACCTACGAGATCCACATGAAACGCGTTGTGAACCGTAAACTCGTTATGGGCCTGGCTGATGGACGCGTGTGTGTTGACGGTAAAGAAATTTATGTGGCAAAAGACCTTAAAGTTGGCTTATTCCAAGATACTTCAAGCTTCTAA